One genomic segment of Gossypium arboreum isolate Shixiya-1 chromosome 3, ASM2569848v2, whole genome shotgun sequence includes these proteins:
- the LOC108475325 gene encoding serine/threonine-protein kinase STY13-like, whose product MGMDSKSGQEGGGDGGINIPKESDENSKMKGAINTKDMMFRADKIDLKSLDMQLEKHLNLVWSKNIEKQRPVEEWEVDLSKIDLRYVIAHGTYGTVYRATYDNKDVAVKVLDWGGGNAAPAETTAMQAAFKQEVAVWNKLDHPNVTKFVGASMGTSNLMIPSADGHDSFPSRACCVVVEYLPGGTLKQYLIRNRRKKLALKVVIQLALDLSRGLSYLHTRKIVHRDVKTENLLLDAHRNVKIADFGVARVEAWNPSDMTGETGTLGYMAPEVLNGKPYNRKCDVYSFGICLWEIYCCDMPFSDLSFVQVSSAVVQENLRPAIPRCCPSSLANIMRKCWDANPKNRPEMEDVVRMLEAVNTSKGGGMIPEDKAPSCFCLAPRGP is encoded by the exons ATGGGTATGGATTCGAAAAGTGGACAGGAAGGTGGTGGTGATGGTGGTATCAATATACCAAAGGAATCAGATGAGAATTCAAAGATGAAGGGGGCCATTAATACTAAAGATATGATGTTCAGAGCTgataaaattgatttaaaaagcTTGGATATGCAACTTGAGAAGCACCTCAACCTGGTTTGGTCCAAGAACATTGAGAAACAAAGGCCTGTAGAGGAATGGGAGGTTGATTTGtctaagatagatttaaggtaTGTCATAGCTCATGGCACCTATGGTACCGTCTATCGTGCAACCTATGATAATAAAGATGTTGCAG TCAAGGTGTTGGACTGGGGAGGTGGTAATGCTGCACCGGCTGAAACCACTGCGATGCAAGCGGCATTTAAGCAAGAGGTTGCCGTTTGGAATAAGCTCGATCATCCTAATGTTACGAAG TTTGTAGGAGCTTCAATGGGAACTTCAAACCTTATGATACCGTCGGCCGATGGTCACGATTCCTTTCCTTCTAGAGCTTGCTGTGTTGTTGTGGAGTACCTCCCCGGTGGCACGTTGAAGCAATACTTGATACGAAATCGGCGAAAGAAACTCGCCTTGAAGGTTGTCATTCAACTTGCTTTGGACCTCTCTAGAGG ACTAAGCTACCTGCATACAAGAAAGATCGTACACCGTGATGTCAAAACCGAAAACTTGTTACTAGATGCTCACAGAAATGTCAAGATCGCCGATTTCGGGGTTGCTCGTGTTGAAGCTTGGAATCCAAGTGACATGACTGGTGAAACTGGAACTCTAGGATACATGGCCCCAGAG GTGCTTAATGGTAAGCCCTACAACAGAAAGTGCGATGTCTACAGCTTCGGCATTTGCTTGTGGGAAATTTATTGCTGCGATATGCCTTTCTCCGATCTTAGCTTTGTCCAAGTGTCGTCCGCAGTTGTTCAAGAG AATCTAAGGCCGGCAATCCCGCGGTGTTGCCCGAGTTCGTTAGCAAACATCATGCGGAAATGCTGGGATGCGAATCCAAAGAACCGTCCCGAAATGGAAGATGTAGTGAGGATGCTGGAAGCAGTGAATACAAGCAAAGGCGGGGGGATGATACCGGAGGACAAGGCACCAAGTTGCTTCTGTCTCGCCCCTCGTGGTCCATGA